Proteins encoded in a region of the Planococcus shixiaomingii genome:
- a CDS encoding ATP-binding protein has translation MSLIQQDIASRSGRAHGEYSTLIGEGGYIAPDKFLWQDILSAVVLRKPVLLKGPTGAGKTKLAESISSTFSQPMQSINCSVDLDAEALLGFKTLVQRDGQSAIEFVEGPVVTAMKKGHFLYIDEINMAKAETLPILHSALDHRRMMTNPFTGEVIQAHPDFGVIAAINEGYIGTTPMNEALKNRFIAYPIPYLTGGQLAELWDREFPDAPKQLKDFMLELAGDLMKQVENGLLSEEAASIRSLLDATALSLHMDPLRAVQYAIAEKLEDESERDLFMDLAHTWKK, from the coding sequence ATGTCGTTAATTCAACAAGATATTGCATCAAGAAGTGGGCGCGCGCATGGCGAGTACAGCACGTTGATTGGTGAAGGCGGATATATCGCACCGGACAAATTTTTATGGCAAGATATTTTATCCGCAGTCGTTTTAAGAAAACCGGTCCTCTTGAAAGGGCCGACAGGTGCAGGCAAAACAAAGCTGGCTGAAAGCATTTCTTCGACTTTTTCCCAGCCGATGCAAAGCATCAACTGCTCAGTCGATTTGGACGCCGAAGCATTGCTCGGTTTTAAAACATTGGTGCAGCGTGATGGCCAAAGCGCGATTGAATTTGTTGAAGGACCAGTCGTGACTGCGATGAAAAAAGGCCATTTTCTTTACATTGACGAAATCAATATGGCAAAAGCTGAAACCTTGCCAATTCTGCATAGTGCGTTGGATCACCGACGCATGATGACCAATCCGTTTACAGGAGAAGTCATTCAAGCCCACCCGGATTTCGGTGTCATTGCTGCAATCAACGAAGGCTATATCGGAACGACTCCAATGAATGAAGCCTTGAAAAACCGTTTTATCGCATATCCGATTCCATATTTGACTGGCGGCCAGCTGGCGGAATTGTGGGACCGGGAATTTCCGGACGCACCAAAGCAACTAAAAGACTTTATGCTCGAACTTGCGGGCGACTTGATGAAACAAGTGGAAAATGGCCTGTTGTCGGAAGAAGCGGCGTCGATCCGCAGTTTGCTGGATGCGACGGCTTTATCTCTGCATATGGATCCGCTCCGGGCGGTTCAATACGCCATCGCGGAAAAACTGGAAGATGAAAGTGAACGCGATTTGTTCATGGACTTGGCTCATACTTGGAAAAAGTAG
- a CDS encoding DUF6501 family protein translates to MIHNEWQTKETIKKVTCKHTNASKFLVSNVLTVGKTYEVKNETDEFIFVVDNTGKVGGFYKTYFE, encoded by the coding sequence GTGATTCACAACGAATGGCAAACAAAAGAAACGATCAAAAAAGTAACGTGCAAGCATACAAATGCTTCTAAGTTCTTAGTTTCAAATGTACTTACTGTCGGAAAAACATACGAAGTAAAAAATGAAACCGACGAATTTATTTTTGTCGTGGATAATACCGGCAAAGTCGGCGGGTTTTACAAGACATACTTTGAGTAA
- a CDS encoding DedA family protein gives MDMDFFAEVIEEYGYLAMFIFNLVTPLGVPIPNEAAAAFSGVMTEISHFNPYYAFLSSYLGLVSSNTFSYIIGRVFGNLLIQRLNNTHMKKPLERFTVFMEKHGSWTIPMSFFLPGIRWAMPFVVGVHHYPFFRYVLYAYPAGSLWMLIYFNVGRSFPYAYERIIGNLQLFLVAVSFFVILVFVGRYYYQKKTARK, from the coding sequence ATGGATATGGATTTTTTTGCGGAAGTAATTGAAGAGTATGGTTATTTAGCTATGTTTATATTTAATTTGGTTACGCCTCTTGGTGTGCCGATACCGAACGAAGCTGCTGCCGCGTTTTCCGGTGTAATGACGGAAATCAGCCATTTCAATCCGTACTATGCGTTTCTTTCATCCTATTTAGGGTTGGTTTCAAGCAACACATTCTCTTATATTATCGGACGGGTTTTTGGAAATCTCTTGATTCAGCGTTTGAATAACACCCATATGAAAAAACCGCTTGAGCGTTTTACAGTTTTCATGGAAAAGCATGGCAGCTGGACAATACCGATGAGCTTTTTTCTGCCAGGAATCCGTTGGGCAATGCCCTTTGTGGTCGGTGTCCACCATTACCCATTTTTCCGGTATGTTTTATACGCCTATCCAGCAGGAAGTCTCTGGATGCTGATTTATTTTAACGTGGGCCGAAGTTTTCCCTATGCTTATGAAAGAATAATAGGTAATCTGCAGCTGTTTTTAGTGGCCGTGTCCTTTTTTGTCATATTGGTTTTTGTCGGCCGCTATTATTATCAAAAAAAAACTGCCCGTAAATAG
- the odhB gene encoding 2-oxoglutarate dehydrogenase complex dihydrolipoyllysine-residue succinyltransferase produces MAEIKVPELAESITEGTIAQWLKQPGETVEKGEFIVELETDKVNVEVISEEAGVVQEHLAQEGETVEVGQVIAIVGAASGAGESSAPAPKAEEPSAKAEAPATMEPVAKDPAAEEQTSSDRTIASPAARKLAREKGIDLAAISPVDPMGRVRVQDVEAHSSQPAAASAPAAKTEAPKAAAAPSSDEENGRIVREKMSRRRQTIAKRLLEVKQSTAMLTTFNEIDMTNVMALRSRKKDKFQQDHDGTRLGFMSFFTKAVTAALKKYPYVNAELDGTDVLLKQFFDVGIAVSTEEGLVVPIVRDTDKKNFAEIEASIADLAKKARDKKLSIADMTGGSFTITNGGVFGSLMSTPILNGTQVGILGMHTIQKRPVAIGDSIEIRPMMYVALSYDHRVIDGSDSVGFLKMVKDLIENPEDLLLES; encoded by the coding sequence GTGGCAGAAATCAAAGTACCTGAATTAGCGGAATCGATTACAGAAGGAACAATCGCTCAATGGCTTAAACAGCCAGGCGAAACTGTGGAGAAAGGTGAATTCATCGTTGAGCTGGAAACAGATAAAGTAAACGTTGAAGTCATCTCAGAAGAAGCGGGTGTTGTTCAAGAACACTTGGCTCAAGAAGGCGAAACAGTTGAAGTTGGTCAAGTAATTGCGATTGTCGGTGCTGCATCAGGCGCGGGCGAAAGCTCTGCACCTGCACCAAAAGCGGAAGAACCGTCTGCTAAAGCAGAAGCTCCAGCTACAATGGAACCTGTAGCGAAAGATCCGGCTGCTGAAGAACAAACTTCTTCAGACCGTACGATTGCAAGCCCGGCAGCACGCAAATTGGCGCGCGAAAAAGGCATTGATCTTGCAGCCATCTCACCTGTAGACCCAATGGGCCGTGTACGTGTTCAAGACGTAGAAGCACATAGTTCACAGCCTGCGGCAGCTAGCGCTCCTGCAGCTAAGACTGAAGCTCCTAAAGCCGCTGCTGCTCCATCTTCTGACGAAGAAAATGGCCGCATCGTACGCGAGAAAATGTCGAGACGCCGCCAAACCATTGCGAAACGATTGCTTGAAGTTAAACAATCAACTGCAATGTTGACTACGTTCAACGAAATCGATATGACGAACGTGATGGCGCTTCGCAGCCGCAAAAAAGATAAATTCCAACAAGACCATGATGGCACGCGTTTAGGCTTTATGTCATTCTTCACGAAAGCTGTTACAGCGGCTCTTAAAAAATACCCGTATGTTAACGCTGAACTTGACGGCACTGACGTCTTGCTTAAGCAATTCTTCGATGTAGGGATTGCGGTTTCAACTGAAGAAGGCCTTGTTGTGCCGATCGTACGCGATACGGACAAAAAGAACTTTGCTGAAATCGAAGCGAGCATTGCGGACCTTGCTAAAAAAGCACGCGACAAGAAGTTGTCAATCGCTGATATGACAGGCGGTTCATTCACCATCACTAACGGCGGTGTCTTTGGCTCCCTAATGTCTACACCAATCCTGAACGGTACGCAAGTTGGGATCCTAGGTATGCACACAATCCAAAAACGTCCGGTTGCTATTGGAGATTCAATCGAAATTCGCCCAATGATGTACGTAGCACTTTCTTATGACCACCGTGTAATCGATGGCAGCGATTCAGTTGGATTCTTGAAAATGGTAAAAGACTTGATCGAAAACCCTGAAGATTTGCTTCTTGAATCTTAA
- a CDS encoding 2-oxoglutarate dehydrogenase E1 component, whose product MSSKFTDENSPWSSITGPNLGYVMEMYDIYQESPDLIDPEFAELFRQYGSPLEIIEQPAASTSSATASVATDKFGKVLAAVQLADAIRAYGHLASNIYPLNDRPKDTSRLEPSAYGLSEQDLKEVPVSLLLPDAPSSIKDGLEAVAYLRSLYTDKVAYEFSHIVQPQERSWIQSKIESGQVKPSLDAEKKKELLNLLTHVEGFEKFIHRTFVGQKRFSIEGLDTLVVLMDELVRLSESKENIMIGMAHRGRLNVLTHVLKKPYEMMFAGFAHVGDEAFLPADGSLKITKGWFGDVKYHMGAAYTSPAGTTIKLAYNPSHLEVVSPVVAGQTRAAQELTNQKGKPVIDSKKAYAILVHGDAAFPGQGVVTETLNFSRIPGYQTGGSIHVIANNLIGFTTEQNDSRSTHYSSDPAKGYEIPVVHVNADDPEAVVAVARLAFEYREKFGKDILIDLIGYRRYGHNEMDEPLVTNPMMYHGIHKHPTVRELYGRQLAGENVMAEDDVKQLDADTQKEMQEAYDRVKENNSHDNNKQIPEAVLNGFPEVPTGVDKAVLTQLNEELLSWPADFNVFSKLARILKRREEPFTGKGKIDWAHAEVLAFGSILQEGNPIRLTGQDAQRGTFAHRHLVLHDDKTGDELVPLHHISDAKASFVVYNSPLSEAAILGYEYGYNVENEKALVIWEAQYGDFANMAQMMFDQFISASHAKWGQKSGLVMLLPHAYEGQGPEHSSARLERYLQMGGENNWTVANLSSAANYFHIMRRQAKMLGEESIRPLIIVTPKSLLRHPLVGADVEDLTQGHFQTIIEQPGMGKETEKVERILFASGKMAIDLAERVKDGTGFEWAHIVRVEQLYPFPSEKIQAIVDRYPNAKELAWVQEEPQNMGSWTFAEPYLREIANGKPVSYHGRIKRSSPAEGDGESHKVEQARILDGALAQS is encoded by the coding sequence ATGTCTAGCAAGTTTACAGATGAAAACTCCCCTTGGAGTTCTATTACCGGCCCCAACCTCGGATACGTAATGGAAATGTATGACATTTATCAGGAATCGCCGGATTTGATTGATCCGGAATTTGCTGAGCTTTTCAGACAGTACGGATCACCGCTTGAAATAATTGAACAGCCAGCTGCTTCGACATCTTCGGCTACTGCTAGTGTAGCGACAGATAAATTCGGAAAAGTATTGGCAGCGGTCCAGCTGGCCGATGCCATTCGCGCCTATGGCCATCTGGCTTCAAATATTTATCCGTTGAACGATCGGCCGAAAGACACTTCCCGTTTAGAGCCATCTGCATATGGTTTGTCAGAACAGGACTTGAAAGAAGTGCCTGTTTCACTTTTGTTGCCAGACGCACCAAGCTCGATTAAAGACGGATTGGAAGCTGTCGCGTATTTGCGCTCCCTTTATACCGATAAAGTAGCTTATGAATTTTCGCATATTGTGCAGCCGCAGGAACGCAGCTGGATTCAGTCGAAAATTGAGTCCGGCCAAGTAAAGCCTTCGCTTGATGCTGAAAAGAAAAAGGAATTATTGAATCTTCTTACGCATGTAGAAGGGTTTGAAAAATTCATCCATCGCACGTTTGTCGGCCAAAAACGCTTTTCTATCGAAGGGCTCGACACATTGGTTGTATTAATGGATGAACTTGTCCGGTTGTCCGAATCAAAAGAAAACATCATGATCGGGATGGCGCATCGCGGTCGTTTAAATGTGCTTACGCACGTTTTGAAAAAGCCATATGAAATGATGTTTGCAGGATTCGCTCACGTTGGCGATGAAGCATTCCTGCCAGCGGACGGTTCTTTGAAAATCACGAAAGGCTGGTTTGGAGACGTTAAGTATCACATGGGTGCTGCATATACATCACCGGCCGGCACGACGATCAAACTTGCGTATAACCCATCCCACTTGGAAGTTGTCAGCCCGGTAGTAGCTGGCCAAACACGTGCAGCTCAAGAATTGACGAACCAAAAAGGCAAGCCGGTAATCGATTCGAAAAAAGCGTATGCTATTCTTGTTCATGGTGATGCTGCGTTCCCGGGACAAGGCGTTGTAACGGAAACTTTGAACTTCAGCCGCATCCCTGGTTACCAGACCGGTGGATCGATTCACGTTATTGCCAACAACTTGATCGGATTTACGACTGAGCAAAATGATTCGAGATCGACTCATTATTCTTCAGACCCTGCCAAAGGCTATGAAATTCCAGTTGTCCACGTAAACGCGGATGACCCGGAAGCAGTCGTAGCGGTTGCGCGTTTGGCGTTTGAATACCGTGAGAAATTCGGCAAGGATATTTTGATCGACTTGATCGGTTATCGCCGTTATGGCCATAACGAAATGGACGAGCCGCTAGTCACCAACCCGATGATGTACCATGGCATCCACAAGCACCCAACAGTGCGGGAATTATATGGACGCCAGTTGGCTGGCGAGAATGTAATGGCGGAAGACGACGTGAAGCAGCTTGATGCGGATACGCAAAAAGAAATGCAGGAAGCGTATGACCGAGTAAAAGAAAACAACTCGCATGACAACAACAAACAAATTCCTGAAGCGGTTCTCAATGGTTTCCCTGAAGTTCCAACAGGTGTAGATAAAGCCGTTCTAACTCAATTGAACGAAGAATTGCTATCATGGCCAGCTGATTTCAACGTCTTTTCAAAGCTGGCGCGCATCTTAAAACGCCGCGAAGAACCTTTCACAGGCAAAGGGAAAATCGATTGGGCACATGCTGAAGTATTGGCATTCGGTTCAATTCTTCAAGAAGGCAACCCAATCCGTTTGACTGGCCAAGATGCACAGCGGGGTACGTTCGCTCACCGCCATCTTGTGCTGCATGATGACAAAACAGGCGACGAATTGGTTCCGCTTCATCACATCTCGGATGCGAAAGCTTCGTTTGTGGTATACAACAGTCCGTTGAGTGAAGCTGCCATCTTAGGCTATGAATATGGCTATAACGTTGAAAATGAAAAAGCATTAGTCATTTGGGAAGCGCAATACGGCGACTTCGCAAACATGGCGCAAATGATGTTTGACCAGTTCATTTCTGCAAGCCATGCAAAATGGGGCCAGAAGTCCGGCTTGGTTATGCTGCTGCCGCATGCATATGAAGGTCAAGGACCAGAGCACTCAAGCGCTCGTTTGGAAAGATACTTGCAAATGGGTGGGGAAAACAACTGGACAGTTGCCAATCTTTCAAGCGCAGCAAACTATTTCCACATTATGCGCAGACAAGCGAAAATGCTCGGAGAAGAATCGATCCGTCCGTTGATCATCGTCACGCCAAAATCTTTGCTTCGCCATCCATTGGTGGGCGCTGATGTTGAAGATTTGACTCAAGGCCATTTCCAAACGATCATTGAACAGCCAGGAATGGGCAAAGAAACAGAAAAAGTGGAACGCATTCTTTTCGCAAGCGGAAAAATGGCCATCGATTTAGCTGAACGTGTTAAAGATGGAACAGGTTTTGAATGGGCACATATTGTCCGTGTTGAACAGCTGTATCCGTTCCCATCTGAGAAAATCCAAGCCATCGTGGACCGCTATCCAAACGCAAAAGAACTTGCATGGGTCCAAGAAGAACCGCAAAACATGGGTTCGTGGACATTTGCTGAACCGTACTTGCGGGAAATCGCAAATGGCAAACCGGTAAGTTACCATGGCCGCATCAAACGTTCAAGTCCGGCAGAAGGCGATGGCGAATCGCACAAAGTAGAACAAGCGCGCATCCTCGATGGAGCATTAGCTCAATCTTAA
- a CDS encoding sensor domain-containing diguanylate cyclase, translated as MDRIAPFTKEQLDLLYGKSGDLVFFMKQTKDSFAYEYINATCKRIFKKDITGSTVDEILPLALATEIKRQYRISLESERPYTYRDYNLFSDNKLATETEVMPIFHGGNTYLLVISKNVAGQKKIEEDYSFYQSLVSNSVDPMIMITKNFSVFDMNSAYESAFGVRREDWIGKSYEEMPVMKQRLFEEIKFKLEKIKAGQAASSTIIERPKKDGMFTRYSVNYSPIVENGEIRAFHIVLRELTSEAKLKEELKKTENILESYKEALNYAALVAIWDMDGIIQFVNNNLKGTTGYDNEEMMAMNITEIGQTIISWKQYEAIRDTVLEGAIWRGEIKSRRKTGEIFWMDATVIPLMDGEGGIAQLLAIMFDITSRKQLEEQLRFMAYHDGLTKLPNRQMFVQEFSRIKALSDGKDQWVAMLYLDGDNFKRINDQYGHDIGDEFIYHFGQSIQKSIRQQDVVARVGGDEFLVALSGLEPMQGIKQTKEIIKRIKENLAEGWFIGQQEFSPTSSIGVAIYPLHANDLDDLVKKADSALYEAKKKGKNQVYFSEN; from the coding sequence GTGGACAGGATAGCGCCTTTCACTAAAGAACAGCTGGATTTGTTGTACGGAAAATCCGGAGATTTGGTTTTCTTTATGAAACAGACGAAGGATTCTTTTGCATATGAATACATCAATGCAACGTGCAAAAGAATCTTTAAAAAAGACATTACCGGTTCGACTGTGGATGAAATCTTGCCGCTGGCCTTAGCTACAGAAATCAAGAGGCAGTATAGGATTTCACTGGAGTCGGAACGGCCTTATACATACCGAGATTATAATTTGTTCAGCGACAATAAATTAGCGACCGAAACGGAAGTCATGCCGATTTTCCATGGCGGAAACACTTATTTGTTGGTGATATCCAAAAATGTGGCAGGACAAAAGAAAATCGAAGAAGATTATTCGTTTTATCAGTCACTTGTAAGCAATTCAGTCGACCCGATGATCATGATTACAAAAAATTTCAGTGTATTCGATATGAATTCTGCCTATGAATCGGCGTTCGGCGTGCGCAGAGAAGACTGGATCGGTAAAAGTTACGAGGAAATGCCTGTTATGAAACAGCGTTTGTTTGAAGAAATTAAATTCAAACTTGAAAAAATCAAAGCCGGCCAAGCCGCTTCTTCAACGATTATTGAACGGCCTAAAAAAGACGGCATGTTTACTAGATATTCTGTCAACTACTCGCCGATTGTTGAAAATGGAGAAATTCGGGCATTTCATATTGTTTTGCGTGAACTGACAAGTGAAGCTAAATTGAAGGAGGAACTGAAAAAGACCGAGAATATTCTGGAAAGCTACAAAGAAGCGCTCAATTACGCAGCGCTCGTAGCTATCTGGGATATGGATGGTATAATTCAATTCGTAAATAATAATTTAAAAGGAACCACCGGCTACGACAATGAAGAAATGATGGCTATGAATATTACCGAAATTGGACAAACGATCATCTCATGGAAGCAGTATGAAGCTATCCGGGATACTGTACTGGAAGGAGCCATCTGGCGAGGAGAAATCAAAAGCCGAAGGAAAACCGGTGAAATTTTCTGGATGGATGCCACTGTTATTCCGTTAATGGACGGAGAAGGCGGCATTGCGCAATTATTAGCGATCATGTTCGACATTACCAGCAGGAAACAACTGGAGGAACAGCTGCGGTTTATGGCCTATCATGATGGTTTGACTAAACTGCCTAATCGCCAGATGTTTGTTCAGGAATTTTCCCGTATTAAAGCATTATCCGATGGAAAAGACCAGTGGGTAGCCATGCTGTATTTGGACGGGGATAATTTCAAACGGATCAATGACCAATACGGCCATGATATTGGAGATGAGTTCATTTATCATTTCGGCCAATCCATTCAAAAAAGCATTCGCCAACAAGATGTGGTGGCGAGAGTCGGCGGCGATGAATTTCTTGTTGCACTAAGCGGATTGGAACCAATGCAAGGCATAAAACAGACCAAAGAAATCATAAAGAGAATTAAAGAGAATTTGGCTGAAGGCTGGTTTATCGGCCAACAGGAATTCTCTCCAACTTCTTCAATAGGCGTGGCGATTTACCCACTTCATGCAAATGATTTAGACGACCTTGTAAAAAAAGCCGATTCTGCATTGTATGAGGCAAAGAAAAAAGGGAAGAACCAGGTTTATTTTAGCGAAAATTAG
- the dapF gene encoding diaminopimelate epimerase has product MDLTLLKVHGSMNTFYLVEGPERDDYNELALRLTALDSEADGLLVVLPSLQADAKMRVFNRDGSEASMCGNGLRCVARFVCERQGIEEAVIETMKALLKVKKEKTLQDGIARYSVEISPVSFKLKDLPMVYEDNDEWLLKPLPFLSDDIVFSAVAVPNPHLIGLVPAAYQNDQSHQQKWAEFFNGPNDYFSDGVNVSYVTKVEEGIFVRTFERGVGFTNACGTAMTASALISCMAGLVPFGNVNVYNPGGMVQCQVEKKGEEIRLLLTGNATVLSVHRFQWENEVEDSGFKSVTELEEQVLYEKFIEQTSSISDQFAQ; this is encoded by the coding sequence ATGGACTTAACTCTTCTAAAAGTACACGGCTCCATGAACACATTTTATTTGGTTGAAGGCCCGGAACGCGATGATTATAACGAGCTCGCCTTGCGGTTAACAGCCCTTGATTCGGAAGCTGATGGATTGCTCGTCGTTTTGCCATCCCTTCAGGCCGATGCAAAAATGCGTGTCTTTAACCGCGACGGTTCAGAGGCCTCGATGTGCGGCAATGGGCTCCGCTGTGTGGCGCGCTTTGTCTGTGAACGGCAGGGAATTGAGGAAGCTGTTATCGAAACGATGAAAGCACTTCTGAAAGTGAAAAAAGAGAAGACGTTGCAGGACGGAATTGCACGCTATTCCGTTGAAATCTCCCCGGTATCATTTAAACTAAAAGATTTGCCGATGGTCTATGAGGACAATGACGAATGGTTGTTGAAGCCATTGCCATTCCTTTCAGACGATATCGTTTTCTCGGCCGTAGCCGTACCCAACCCGCATTTGATTGGACTGGTCCCGGCGGCATACCAAAACGATCAAAGTCATCAGCAAAAATGGGCGGAATTTTTTAATGGACCGAACGATTATTTTTCAGATGGCGTCAACGTCAGCTACGTGACCAAAGTAGAGGAAGGCATTTTTGTCCGGACGTTTGAACGCGGCGTCGGTTTCACCAATGCGTGCGGCACAGCAATGACTGCGTCAGCGTTGATCAGCTGTATGGCGGGTCTCGTTCCGTTCGGCAATGTCAATGTGTACAATCCGGGAGGCATGGTCCAGTGCCAAGTGGAGAAAAAAGGGGAAGAGATTCGTTTGTTATTGACGGGCAACGCAACCGTTTTATCCGTTCACCGTTTCCAGTGGGAAAACGAGGTAGAGGACAGCGGATTTAAATCAGTCACGGAACTGGAAGAGCAGGTTTTGTACGAAAAGTTTATCGAACAGACATCTTCCATATCCGACCAATTTGCACAGTAG
- a CDS encoding undecaprenyldiphospho-muramoylpentapeptide beta-N-acetylglucosaminyltransferase: MNKSTILLTGGGTAGHVSLNQAIIPELKKMNFNVEYIGSKDGIENELIAEAFPDVKYHAIASGKLRRYFSMKNFTDPFRVGAGLMQALNVIRKTKPAAIFSKGGFVSVPVAMAGKLMSVPVIIHESDVTPGLANKIAMPFANHIFTVFKETLKYVPSEKSTCTGSVIRSELMDGSAAKGKEICRFDNDMPVLMIMGGSQGSAVINDAIRANLSELLQQFNIVHLCGKGNFDEALQEVPNYCQFEYVTEELSHLLHMTDFVVSRAGSNSIFEFLALKKPMLLIPLSKLQSRGDQLLNAELFRRQGFAHVIEEEDITPESFMKAMNQLRADEELLVENMILAEPPKTAYEMAKLVAAHTKKR; encoded by the coding sequence ATGAACAAGAGCACCATTTTATTAACCGGAGGCGGGACTGCGGGGCACGTTTCGTTAAACCAGGCAATAATTCCGGAATTGAAAAAAATGAATTTTAATGTTGAATATATCGGCTCGAAAGATGGCATTGAAAATGAACTGATTGCCGAAGCATTCCCAGATGTGAAATACCATGCAATCGCAAGCGGAAAACTGCGGCGGTACTTTTCAATGAAAAACTTCACAGACCCTTTCCGTGTAGGAGCAGGTTTGATGCAGGCGCTGAATGTGATTCGGAAAACGAAACCGGCCGCCATTTTTTCTAAAGGCGGTTTTGTGTCGGTCCCTGTCGCAATGGCAGGAAAATTGATGTCGGTTCCGGTTATTATTCACGAATCGGATGTAACTCCGGGCCTTGCGAATAAAATCGCCATGCCGTTCGCCAATCATATTTTCACGGTCTTCAAAGAAACTTTGAAGTATGTGCCGAGCGAAAAATCAACTTGTACAGGTTCAGTAATACGCAGTGAACTGATGGATGGGTCAGCTGCAAAAGGCAAAGAAATTTGCCGATTCGACAATGACATGCCGGTATTGATGATTATGGGGGGAAGCCAAGGATCAGCGGTGATCAATGATGCCATCCGAGCTAATCTCTCTGAATTGCTCCAGCAATTCAACATCGTTCACTTGTGCGGCAAAGGAAACTTTGATGAAGCGTTGCAAGAAGTGCCGAATTACTGCCAATTTGAATATGTTACAGAGGAATTGTCGCATTTGCTCCACATGACAGACTTTGTAGTTTCCCGTGCGGGTTCAAACTCAATTTTTGAGTTTCTGGCGTTGAAAAAACCGATGCTGTTGATTCCGTTGTCTAAGCTGCAAAGCCGAGGAGACCAATTGCTAAACGCTGAATTGTTTAGGCGTCAAGGGTTTGCACACGTTATCGAAGAAGAAGATATAACACCCGAAAGCTTTATGAAAGCAATGAATCAACTGCGTGCAGATGAAGAACTGCTAGTGGAAAATATGATCTTGGCTGAGCCGCCGAAAACGGCATATGAAATGGCTAAGTTAGTGGCAGCACATACAAAAAAACGATAA
- a CDS encoding MATE family efflux transporter: MYETETKKKKIKMLLKIVFPIFITQVAMYLVTFFDIYMTARYGTDDLAGVSIGSSFWVPVYIGLAGILMSITPIVAQLMGGKKRDEVKETLQQGIYLAVMLAIIVFLFFLFGTDFLLGLMDLEPAVAQVAAGYIFAMSLGLIPLFVYNAMRSYIDALGSTRVSMFISLMAAPINIFFNYLFIFGNFGFPELGGIGAGYASAITYWLIMFIAMWIIHTKKPFASFAVFNGWARLSLSKMKEISLIGIPIGISIFAETSIFSVVTLMMSTYGTITIAAHQIAINFTSLLYMLPLSISMGATILVGFEVGAKRFRDAKQYSWLSVGTAIGFSFFSACILFFMREQIAALYSSDPAVIQLAVQFLVFAALFQLSDAVQAPVQGALRGYKDVNVTFVMALVSYWVIGLPVGYLLANFTEFGAFGFWIGLIAGLTAGAITLSIRLVLIQKKIAAK; encoded by the coding sequence ATGTACGAAACCGAAACGAAAAAGAAGAAAATAAAAATGCTGTTAAAAATTGTTTTCCCAATTTTCATTACGCAAGTCGCAATGTATTTAGTAACTTTTTTCGATATTTATATGACTGCACGCTATGGCACCGATGATTTGGCCGGAGTATCCATCGGTTCATCTTTCTGGGTACCTGTCTACATCGGCCTTGCAGGCATTCTCATGTCCATCACTCCAATTGTAGCACAATTGATGGGCGGCAAGAAAAGAGATGAAGTAAAAGAAACACTTCAGCAAGGGATTTATTTGGCTGTCATGCTGGCAATCATCGTTTTTCTCTTTTTTCTTTTCGGAACTGATTTTCTTTTAGGCTTAATGGATTTAGAGCCTGCCGTAGCACAAGTGGCAGCCGGCTATATTTTTGCAATGAGCTTAGGGCTGATCCCGCTTTTCGTCTATAACGCTATGCGTTCTTACATCGATGCGCTCGGCTCGACCCGGGTATCCATGTTTATTTCACTCATGGCTGCCCCGATTAACATCTTTTTTAATTACTTGTTCATTTTCGGTAATTTTGGTTTTCCGGAACTTGGCGGAATCGGAGCCGGCTATGCCTCCGCCATTACATATTGGCTGATCATGTTTATCGCAATGTGGATCATCCATACAAAAAAACCCTTTGCTTCTTTCGCCGTCTTCAACGGTTGGGCTAGGCTGTCCTTGTCAAAAATGAAGGAAATAAGTCTCATCGGCATTCCAATCGGCATCTCGATATTCGCTGAAACGAGCATTTTCTCCGTCGTCACACTAATGATGAGCACCTATGGAACGATTACTATCGCCGCCCACCAGATAGCCATCAATTTTACGTCGTTATTGTATATGCTGCCGCTCAGCATTTCAATGGGCGCCACTATTTTGGTCGGGTTCGAAGTAGGTGCCAAACGGTTCCGGGATGCCAAGCAGTATAGTTGGCTGAGTGTCGGAACCGCAATCGGTTTCAGTTTTTTCTCTGCCTGCATCCTGTTCTTTATGCGAGAGCAAATTGCCGCTTTGTATTCTTCAGACCCCGCGGTCATTCAATTGGCGGTGCAATTCCTGGTTTTCGCTGCACTCTTTCAGTTATCTGACGCCGTTCAGGCACCAGTGCAAGGCGCACTTCGCGGCTATAAGGACGTCAACGTCACGTTTGTTATGGCATTGGTTTCCTATTGGGTCATCGGATTGCCTGTAGGCTACTTGCTCGCCAACTTCACCGAATTCGGTGCATTCGGTTTCTGGATCGGCTTAATTGCAGGGCTGACAGCAGGCGCAATCACTTTATCCATCAGACTAGTCCTAATCCAAAAAAAGATTGCAGCTAAATGA